Below is a window of Eschrichtius robustus isolate mEscRob2 chromosome 13, mEscRob2.pri, whole genome shotgun sequence DNA.
ACTATCACCTGTCTAGGTATACAACACTGCTCCTACCCAAATCCCCTCACCCCTCCAAGGTAACCACTCTTCGGACTTTTCATGGTAATTACTTCCttgtttttctgtatatttttaccATCTCAATATGCCTCCCTAAACAGCATCACTTAGTTTTGCCTCTTTTTAGGCTTtacataaacagaatcatacagaatatattttttttggttaCTTTGGTACATCATTATGTTGGTGATTCACCCATGCTGCTGTGTGTACAGCTGCTGAGTACACATTCCATGTTATGAATGCTTTGTAATGTATTTATTCTAGTGTGGATATTTGTGCTGTTCCTACTCTTGGACAGTGGTTGATGGTGCTGCCATGACTATTCCCATGTATTTCTCTTGGTGTACATGTGCACTCATCCGTTAGGGATGTGCCCAGGGGGAGGGACTGCTGATCACAAGTCATGAGTATTTGACCTGAGTAGGCACAGCCACGTATTTTTCCAAGTGGTTCTATACCTGTAATGTAAGTGCTTGACATTAAGCTTTTGATTGCTTAATGCCAAGGTATCCATTTCAAAGACATCGATCTCGAATAAGCACACTGCCACATGTATGACACGGCTAGTACCAAAGCAACCAGATTAGGAACCACGCTGCCCCCACTCATGAACGTCCCCTTTCAGAAAGCCCTGGGTAACCGAGATAACTGACTGCTTGAGTGACCCCTCTTCACCTTTCCCACTCCCTAATTCTCACTCTACGTTTTAAATTAGCCAGTGAAGAGTGAACCTGCGAAATCCTAGGCACCCCAATAAAGGCAGAGCTCTGGGTCCATGCTTCCTCCTTCCCTATCCTTGACTCACTGTGTAGCCCCTGTAGTGCCATGTGCCCTTCAGACACCGTAAGtaacaaatctttttttaaagttccctgaTGATTATTGCTGAGATGTCTCTTACAATCATAAGGACCACAGCGCTGGTCCAGCCACAAGGTTGACTCTGGCCCAGGAAATGTCTGTGAGGGCTCCTACAAGTAGTATGGGCCGAGGTGAGCACCCCCAGGCATTTCTAGTTCATGGTATCACTACCAACAGGCTGAGGCCCACACAACAACTGGCAATGGCATAGTTGGCAGGACTGCATGATTGCCCTTTAGCTTTGACTAGTTTACTAACTGGCTAACCCAGGTGGGCAACACCATTTGGGAGGACAGCAATGCATGCTGGAGGTCTATCATTCTATTATGTCTTTTGCATATTGCCTCTGCTGTGCTGCCAGTGGTATCCATCCCAAAACGTCACTGCTGCCATAATTCAATGATCTCTGCAGAGCAGCGTGATCAGTGATCAAGGCCATATGGTCTAATGAGATGATCAGACCACAAATTATACAGACCTTGATTGAGTACTAATGTACATGAAGGTCCTCCACATCTCAAGGCCAAGGAAAGCTAATGAGGGTAGAATGGACCCCAAGGCTATTATCACTGCCCAAGCTGAGGCTCTGAGCTAAAGGCCAGAGGAAAGGATAATTCCCATAGGTAAGGAGGAGGGAGACCTCCCCCTGGGACTGGTGGGTCATAATGGGATTACACTTCCTAACCTGGATGAATGGAATAGCCTTGCAACAGGAAACTATTGGCAGAGCAAAAGGGGAAATACAGCCGAGGCTTGCTGTCACTCTTTGTCCCCCAAACTCAATGGGGTATCGTGGGTCCAGTACCTGGTGTGATGTTGCTAAACAATGGACAAATATAAATGTCCTGAACATCTTGTGCCAATGCCTCGTAAGACCCCTGAGGAGGTACACCAGCTCCTTGATAATACAGAACCCTTATGGATGCTTCCTGGGTGTTGCTTAGTGTTGCTGAGTACCAACATTCCAAGGCTCACAGTGAATGGAAAACATGAGATTAGGCCTGTCTCTTTCTGTGCAAAAGTGGCATGGTCCAATGGGTTTAATCACTTCTATGACCAGACTCACTCAAGTGACCCCCTCTTCATTCTAAGCCTGAAGAAGTCCCATTTGACTCTGAGTCCAGAGAATTCTTTTTACAAAATGCTCCCTCTAATCACGGGGTAGTGCTCCTACATTTTACTGGGACTGTCAAAACCATTCAAAAGGCACTGGAGAGCACTGACAGTGTTCCTATACATGGAAGAAATCACTCATCATTAAACCACCACTGTACTCAGATATAACAGGTACCAGGCCTTTTCATGTTCTGGAGGCAATGCCCTCACAGCTCACTAATTCTTTGCCACAGTCACAATCACATGCAAGTCTGCCACCTTCCACTGGGGTGAGGCACAGCAATGTGTTTTGGAAGCTGCCCAGCAGGCAGTCCAACGAGCCCTACCTTTAGTCCCACCTGGCTCCACATTCCAAGTCAGTGCTTGACCATATCTGACTATGCCTCCTTGGAGTCTCTGGACCAAACATAAGTCTACCTGATTTCCTATGGGGTTTTGGATTAAGTGCCTAACCCCAAAGGATTCTACTGGGTTCTTTTAGGAACTGAGGTCCTAACTGGCCCCCAATCAATACTACTCCCTAACGCCCTGGGTTAGAGATGCCTCCGGCAGGAGCTTAACACCACAACTGATACCTCCTTGGTAAAATGAAAATGGTACCTTCAGGAGAGGGCTAACCTTGATGTCAAAGCCTTTAAAAATTacaggagggggcttccctggtggcgcagtggttaagaatccacctgccaatgcaggggtcacaggtttgagccctggtccgggaagatcccacatgccagggagcagctaagcccgtgcaccacaactactgagactgcgctctagagcccgggagccataactactgagaccacgtaccacaactactgaagcccgtgcgcctagaagcccatgctccacaacaagagaagccaccacaatgagaagcccgtgcaccgcaacgaagagtatcccccgctcactgcaactagagaaagcccatgcacagcaacaaagacccaacacagccaaaaataaataaataaataaaaaagtagggAAAACTATATTATGATTCAGAGTTATAATTATatgtctgaaaaataaaaaaaaaaaattacaggaggGTGTAGCTTCCCTCATGATcagctccttcctcttcctctggctGCTTGGGGAGCCCCCTGGGACCAACTGTCTGAGATGGACAGGGAATCCATATTCTTCACCAACGGCAGCACCACCATGTATGCACTGCAGCTTGCTGGAGGGCTGTAGCATTCCCCCGGTCTCAGGCACCTCTCTAATTGAAGAAGGCAGTCCCGGCTCAGACCAGTTGGCAGAACTTGTAGCTGTTCACTTAGCCCTTAGGGAGCCATAAAGAGGCCTTTGGCAGATCCATATTTTCACAGGCTCCTGGGCTATTGCTAATGGCCTCGCGGTTTCGTCTGGCCAATGGCTAAGGGACAGTTTTCTCATATAAGACAAGCCCACTTGGCCCAGACATGGAAGGAGTCCCCAATTCCTATCATTATTACTTACGTTTCCGCTTAGATTACCTGCTCTATGCTGGAAGCCATTTTCAACACTACTGCAGACTCCCTCACTAAGCCACCACACTGCCCAGCACAGACCCTTCCTACCAGCTTGAAAAATGGGCCCACACAACCTTGGGTCACCAAGGAATTAATGCCTTAACAGCTTGGGCTTAATTGAGGGGACTTCCCATCTCCTCAGCAGCAGCCAAAGTTGTGATAGATGACTGTATTCTCTGCTCCCAAACCAAACAATGGAGGATATCCAGATGGGGACATATTCCCTGGGGAGACCAACCATGCTCCCACTGGCAGGTTGATTTCACTGGCCACTGCCCCCTTCTCCTGGGGCCTCCAGATATGCCTTCACAGTCATTAATACTTACACGGGACTCCTTTGGGCAACTCCCAAATCTCTTTCCTCACTAAATTTATTCTCGTTTCCTTTGGATCGCCAGACATTACTGACTCTGACCCACTTTACCTCTCCAGAGATTAAACAAAGGGCTCTCCAAGTAATATTCTTAGGAATTTCCATCTAGGCTATAGCCCCAGGCAGCTGGCCTCACTGAGCATCATTAGCCTCCTTAAAGAGACACTCCTGAAATTAGTTTCAGGCAAGTGGTCCCCCAAATGGACTGAACTCTTGCTCCAGGCCCTCATCTTGTTTAATTCTTGCCTCCTGGGCCTTCCTACCATATATACCAACTGTTATGCACACACCCAGATCCCACTTTTGGTCACCTCTGGCAATCCTCAAGCGTTTACCCTCCAAGAGAACTCTCCATTCATGCagagttctttatttttgctCAGTAGCGGTTTTTAATGTTCTGCAGGCAagtattatacatttaaaaatttttaagaattattcctaagttattttgatgatagttatgtcaaatgatatttttttgaaaaattcactTTTTCTTTGTTGCAGGTGTATTTCTCATTAATTTACATTCTTCTAAGAGTTTAAGATATTGTGAATTAATgagaaaatcactttaaaaaacgACCCTCAAAAGGATCTTCTTTTATGTTAAAGAAAAGGAACTTTAGAGACAAAGGTGAAATAAAAGTCAAGTTTAAGATGAAAGGAGTAAAAAACTAGAATATGCAAGCAATAATGTCCTAAGAACCTGCTAGATGTAGATCACAAACTTGGCTCTAAGTTTTCTAGCACCCACAGTGGTTTTCTGCTTTAACCAACAAAAAGTGTTTAACTACAATGTTCTGTGATGTACTAGCCTTAAATAGAATCTacgttaaaacaaacaaaaaacccaaaaaactatgaAGGGTACAGAGAGATTCAATGGCTAAAATTTATCATGAGCTTTAATGAACTTAATTTTTCTCAGCACACAATTAAGAACTCACCTTTCTACCAAATCATCTTGCTGCCTGACAAAAAACTGATACAATTCAAAAGGAGATGTCTTATCTCTGTTTAGCCACACAGCATTGCCAGCAGACTTTCCCAGTTTCGCTCCAGTTGTACTTGTAATTAGAGGAACAGAGATTCCAAATACATCTTCTCCAGTCAACCTATGCATAAAGAAGAACTTTATTATGTGCTTTAAGCTCAAGTGGTGGTAGGTTCTGCTAATCTTTCTCAGATTTCAGTCTGGTTTCTTGCTCTAAGAAAACTTCCTTGACCTCGTAAACCTGGATTCTTGTCCATCTTACTGCTTTCACAGCACTCTATTTTGACATTTGTCATTCTGAACTGCAGTTGAACCAGTGACTCTGGGCAAGCCAAGTGGAAGTGCTGCATAACTGGGGCCTAGACATTTTTAAAGGTTGggtaggaagaggagagaaaactgGGTAAAGAGGAGTCAGGTAGAGACACTAAAAGAGGTGTCttaaagggattttaaaaatcagtagcaCATGAGCTAGTCCTGTAGTTCAACTCCCTCAAGAAAGTGCCATTGAAATCTACATTATTCGCCAAATATTGGgcgctgaaaaaaaaatttttgagatgCCAACCAATGACTAACACTTAGCTTCACGGAAGGTGCAGAGCAAAGCAGAGACTACTCAAGGAGGCCCAGTCACGTTCAGGTTATAAATGAAGACAAGCAGTCTTTCAAATCAGAAACACAGAAAAAGCTTCTTAAAAGCAGCAAACACATACAATCCGAATCCTGACTAGGAGGGTCTATTTCCTGCAGAGCTCTATAATATGTCCCATACCTAATACCATTAATTCAGCCCTTTAGTTCTCATTAGCCAGTGATATTAAATTAATCCCATTACGGACCCTTAATGGAGATAGAACCAACAAGGGCAGGAACGAAGGGCGTCATTCCACAATCCTCACAATGCAACACAGGCTATTCGTGTGTAAATTATTTGGCCTAGGATTTCTCCAGGTCTAAAGGCGCTTACTTGTGGATGAACTCGTATCCGGACATGATATTGCCCAGCTGATCAGATCCACCCAGCTGGACCCGGCATCTATAATGCTGGAACAGGTAGTAGAAATCATAGGCCTGGAGCACCTGGTATAGAAACTCTGCCAAACTCATGCCTTCGGGGCTCTTGAGCCGAGTCTGCACGCTCAGCCGGCTTAGCAGCGTGCCCATGCGGAAATGGCCGCCCACTGCCGCTAGGAAGTCCACCAGGTCCTGCTTCTGGTACCACGCCGAGTTGTCCAGCACGGTGAAATTGCCCCAGGTCCGCCCATTAGCGAAGAGCTGCTGGTGATTAGCCGCCAGGGCTTTGAGCCCTTGGCGCAGGGCGCGCGCGTTGCTTTGCACGCGCTCTGCTTCCAGCGCCTCCCGCTCCTTGGTACGGCCGCTTGGGTCTCCCAGGCGCGCCGTGGCGCCTCCCACCAGGGCGATCACGTTGTGGCCCGCTCGCTGGAAGTGAAACAGGCCCAAAAGCGCCAGCAGATGCCCCACATGAAGCGAGTCGGCCGTGGGGTCAAAGCCGCAGTAGATGGTCTGGGGAAAATTGCCCGCCGTGCCACGGTCGAAGAGCTCTGGGAGCTCTGTCTTCGTACCCCTCTCAGGGAAGAACTCCTTGAACAGACCCCGAGCCTTCTGCATCGCCAGCAACCCCTGAGCGCCCGAGTGGGCCTCACGCAGCCCCAAGGGTAAGCCTCCTGACAGGCCTGGGGTACCAAGCCTCTGGCCACGGGAAAAGGACCGCAAGATGGGCGCCGCCATCTTAGCGGCGGCACGAGGGGAATGCTGGGATCTTAGAGGCCCACCACACCCCTCAGTGCCCGCCTCCTACAATTCCTACAGAATTTACTTGTGTTTTTTTCTGCGCATGCCCAGGTAGGGCGGGGAGGTTGGTTACGGAGCTCCGCAGCCTTGCAGTTCTGACTACCTGGGTGCAGTTTCCGCTTAAAGTCTGGTCACCTTAAGTACCCtaaaacttaatttcctcatccgTAACTTGGCTGTGTTTATGATAATAGTTCCTATCTCAGATGGCTGTTGTGAGAATCTAAGAATTAAGGCACCTGGCACATATTGAGCGTTCTAAAATATTAGCTTTTGTTTAAAATTTCACGTAAAAATAAGTTGTGTTGCGCAAGTTGTTTGAAATCTCGGTCCTATGCAAAAATTTGTTTACAGAAGTTGTGAGGGGTCAGGATTGGTTTAACCTCATGGAGAGATACGGGGTTGGCGTCGAGACGCAATTTCGTAATACTGATTTTCAAATGGCTGAGAACACCTCAGCCCCCAGTATTCATTAGCCTCTCCAGGAGGTGGCAGTCTTGTCCAAGCTATAACGAGATAAAagtcaataaatgcagaaagccCCGTTTTATTAATTTCAGTTACAGGTAACCAGGTGGGACACAGCTTTGGCATAAGTGGATTCAAATTAGTAATCACATTGGCACAGCAATAGCCAGGTGCTAACAGTCCTCCAAGCACTAGGGATGGGGGTCTGTCTGGCAGCTGGCTGGCAGGGATCCAACTCCAAAACTCCATTTTAAAGTCTCATTTCTGGGATCACTTGCAATGCCAGCTGTCTTAGATAGAGTTTCCTGGGAAAGAGACTCGAGTGGGAGATTTGTGTGCAGAATTATTGGGGTGTGCCCTTGGAAACGACATCTGTACTGAAGTGATGGAAGCAGGgttgggcagagggaggagttGCTCTATGAACACTTTTGCATTAGAGGCTTCAGGCAACCCCATTAGGGGGTTCTGGAgctgggatttcctttcagagTCATCCTGATTAGAGGCAAGGGGGCATGCCTTTGTACCCTGTTACTGACCTGTCCTTAAATGTGGAATGCCCCGCTGTGAGTCATCAGCAACCAGTACTCTCAGCGGCTGGGAGATTAAGTGCCTTAGTCCTGAATCAGGCATCTGGGCCATGCTCCAAACCGTTCCCTAAAGgatcttttccatttcttaaCATTATAAAGTGACTTAacagaatgaaatattattttaaaaaattagtttctttGTATATGTGATTATCAATGAAGTGAGTTTCTCATTGCCAAACAGTAACTTCAGTAGGAATTTTAGATACTTATTCATCAGGCTATGTATTTGTATCCCAAATCccataatttttttccccaaagcacaAAAACTGAATGATTTAATTTAATATCAGCAAGAGCCAAACTGAATCTTGATcatgaaaatgaagacacagCAGTATTTTCCTCCAGAAAATGAACATTTGAAGgaagaaacatttctttaaaaaaactttatttgtgAAAGACACCCTCTTGCAACAaggttttgtatttatattttcattctgtcaattaaagtgatattttaaaCTACATTGAATGTAATTCGTTGAATGTCTATCATTATCTTCCTGCCTCAGTTTAAAAGATactagattaaaaaatatttacagttcCTTCTGGTCCTGAAGGAAATAAGCAGGGCATGTTCTAACTGTCATGTTGCTattcaaaatatcttaaaatttgccaTCATAACCAGTTTAGCTGCAGTCTTGTTTCACACCACTTTGATCAGGGACATATTTCAGTACGTGTAGCAGGAAATTCTCCTGAGCACACGCAGATGGTGCTTCCTATTTAGTACCTAACACACAGGAAGATTTGAACATTTTCAAAGGAGTGTCTTTCATTCTTGAGGTTTCTGGTTAATATGACAAGTAACTATCTGTGACTTTTACAGGTATGTTAGTAATTTTATAACAGAAACTATGACTTCATATTGTGGTTTAGTTACTTAGTCACTTCAGGAGATCATACTTCTTATACAACTATACCTGTTTCATCCTTACTTGATTGCCTGTGCTTAATGGAGAAGAACTTTTGTGtacaatgaaaaacagaaaaattttatCTGACATTAGAATTTATTATAAGGTCTTTATAGATTTGAGTTCTGCTTGGTGTCTTCTTAAATTTAGTTGTATTTCATGAACCGGTAGTGAACTCTGGTACAGAAGGTAGTATCAGAACAGGTGCTATGTGAGACTTGACAGTGGCTCAATAACAGCgagttatttcctttttataatttgtcTTGGTGTAATAGGAAGAGTGCAGCTTTGTCTAAA
It encodes the following:
- the YARS2 gene encoding tyrosine--tRNA ligase, mitochondrial — protein: MAAPILRSFSRGQRLGTPGLSGGLPLGLREAHSGAQGLLAMQKARGLFKEFFPERGTKTELPELFDRGTAGNFPQTIYCGFDPTADSLHVGHLLALLGLFHFQRAGHNVIALVGGATARLGDPSGRTKEREALEAERVQSNARALRQGLKALAANHQQLFANGRTWGNFTVLDNSAWYQKQDLVDFLAAVGGHFRMGTLLSRLSVQTRLKSPEGMSLAEFLYQVLQAYDFYYLFQHYRCRVQLGGSDQLGNIMSGYEFIHKLTGEDVFGISVPLITSTTGAKLGKSAGNAVWLNRDKTSPFELYQFFVRQQDDLVERYLKLFTFLPLPEIDHIMQLHVKEPEKRAPQKRLATEVTKLVHGQEGLDSAKRCTQALYHSSIEALEVMSDQELKELFKEASFSELVLDPGTSVLDTCRKANAIPGGPRGYRMITEGGVSINHRQVTNPESVLVVGQHILKNGLSLLKIGKRNFYIIKWLQL